In the genome of candidate division Zixibacteria bacterium HGW-Zixibacteria-1, the window CTGTCCAACAAATCAACAAAAAATCAAAAATAATCAAAAAAAACTGAATTTTTGAAACTTTTCGCTTGACTTTTTCGTTAAAACTGACGATATAGTCGAAAATGACGATAGTGTCACAAGTGACTATGTTGTCACAAATGACGGTGGTGTCAGTAATGACGACATAGTCGGGTGGAGAAAATAGTGGTAGCAGCTTTGGAAACACGACCCCAAAAACGCTCTCGGCAACAACGTCGGACTAAAAAGACCCGGCAGAAACTGCTGATGGCGGCACGTGAAGTCTTTGCCGAGAAGGGGCTAGACCTGACCCGGATCGATGAAATCACCGATCGGGCCGATGTCGGCAAGGGGACTTTCTACTATTATTTTACGTCCAAGGAGGAGCTGATAAATGAACTTATCCATGGGATGCTTGATGAGCTTACCGCCGCTATCGATGAAAAATGCAAAGGCATAACTGATTTGACATCTCTGCTGGATAAGATAATCAGCGTTCATATCGAGTTTTTCAGCAATCGCTGGGAGGATTTTGTTCTTTATTTCCAGGGACGTGCTGATTTGACGCTTCAGATGGGATACGAGGGAATAGAAACACCATTCCTCAACTATCTGCAGAGTATTGAATCCAATCTGGACCAAGCTATCGAACGTCGTTTACCCGGTCCGGTCCTTCGCCGAAGCACATGCGCGGTCGCGGGATTTATTTCCGGTTATTATTCTTTCGCGGTTATCTCTTCCGGGGGCGAAGACGTTGACGAAACGCTGCGTTCATTACAGGGCGCCCTGGTAGCAAGCCTGACGAGGTTTATCAGGGAAGCAACCCCGTCGGCAACGAGCAGCGACGGCGCCCAGGTGTAATCTAATGGTTAACAGGCACCGCATCATAAACGCAGTTGCCGGAAACAAAAAACCATTTTTTCAGAGGAAAAAGTGAAGACTGTAATTGAAAAAACCGAAAGTATTGTCGAAAGGGCAAAACGGGAATCCGTTTGGGGCATCGCTTCAAGCTTCGATATCTACAACTGCAATCCTGACACGATCCGCGATGCCGAAAAAATCAGGAAGTTCGTTATGGAATTATGTGATTTGATTGAGATGAAGCGATTTGGTGAGACCGTGGTGGTTAATTTTGGTGAGGACGAAAGGGTGGCCGGTTTCTCGATGACGCAGCTGATTGAAACATCACTGATCTCGGCGCATTTCGCCAACCTGAGCAATACGACATATCTTGATGTATTCAGCTGCAAGCCGTACGACCCGGCGGTCGTGGAAGAGTTCGCCCGTAATTATTTCGGCGGGTCGCATGTCATTACGAATGTAAATCTCAGGTACTAACCATGAGAAGCATGCGTATTATTTCAGATCTCGACGAATGTCGAAGTATCTGGAAGCAGATCATGCCGACGGATTTTATTACCGACCTTTGGGAGGTCCGCGACTGCTTCCAGAAAAATTTCCAGCGGCCTCCCCATTTTATCGTCTCCGAAAATAACGGTCGTATCACAGGCTTCCTGCCGTTAAGCCGGGTCGATGAAACCGACAGCTTTGCCTATTTCCCCGGTGAAACCTGGACCGGCAAAACCTGGCTGGAACAGAACCGGGTCATGGCCGGCAGTGATCGGGAACTCCGCGACATGCTGGAGGCGGTTCCGGGGCAATATCATCTCCGTTATCTGCAACCGTCGGGCATGTCACGCATGGGCACGGTTAATGTCGATGAAATCGGTTACCTCTTCCGACCGGGCGCCTATAATTATGAAATCGAGAATTACTTCGATGAGTTCTCGCACAAGACCGCCAAGCGCATCAAGCGCGAAATTGCCGCCTTCATGGAAAAGGACCTGCATTTCCGCTATGATAATCTTAATGATTTCGATGAGATGGTGCGCCTGAATGTCGATCGCTTCGGCGAAGATTCTTATTACTATGATCCCCGTTTCCGCGAGAGTTTCCGGGATTTGATGAATTTCCTCAATGAACAGGGCTGGCTGCGGTTAACCAGTATCATTATTGACGGTGAAACCGCGGCTGTCGACATGGGAGCCCTGTATCGCGGTAACTACGTACTTCTGGCCGGGGGCACCAACGCCGCCTTTCCCGGTGTGGCCAAACTGATCAACACTCATCACATGCAGCGGGCCTGCAATGAGCGGATGGAAACCGTTGATTTCCTATGCGGAAATTTCTCATGGAAAACGATGTTCCATCTGACCCCGAGGCCGCTTTATATGCTGTCAAATATTCCGCAGTCTGTCACAGTACCGGAAAATACGGTCACTCCGATGATGGAGAAGGTGCCAATGCGGAGATCAGCCAATGCCGGCTAAGCGCGTGCTTGTGGTCGGAACAACCTCCGACTACATCGAGATACTTTCCCGCCGTTATCCGGGGCGGATACTATTTCTGACCGATCATAAAGAACGGGCCGGAGCTTTCGAACCTCCGCCCGAAGCCGGCAGCGAGGTCCTCTGCGACCTGATGCACTACGATAAGACACTGACCATTCTGCGCGATTTTCTTATTCAACACAATTTCGAATTGAGCGGTGTCGCCTGTTTCGATGATGAATCCATGGCGCTCACCTCGTTTATAGCAAAAACATTTTCGCTTCCTTATCCTCCGGCAAGTGCCGTCGCCAACGGGCGCAGCAAATTTTTGTCCAAGCAACTGTGGGAAGAAGCGGGGCTCCCCTCTCCCCGGATGACTTTGATTCACGACCTTGCCGAAGCAATCACCTTTCTTGGACAAATCAGCGGCCCGATAGTCATAAAACCCCTTACCGGCAGCGGCAGCGAACTGACTTTTGCCTGTCATTCGGAAGATGACTGCCGGAAGGCCTTCGCTCAGATAAGAGAAAAGCTTGAGAAACATTCCAACATCAGAATGTACCTGGCCGACGGACGAAGCAGCCAGCCCGATCCGCATACCGTTTTCGTTGGGGAAGAATTTATCGAGGGCAGGGAATTCAGCGCCGATTTTATTGTCGATGGGGATAAGATCAAAATCATACGGATAGCAGGCAAGATATTTTCGGCCAACAACAGTTTCGGCACGGCGCTTGGCTATATCCTTCCGATGGAATTGCCGCCGGCCATCAATAAGGACGCATTTTCAAATCAACTTCTCGAGGCCGCGCATGCTCTGGGAGTCGAAAGATCCTTTGTCATGATCGATTTTATCGTCCGAGACGGTAAGGCGATCATGCTCGAAATGGCGCCGCGGCCGGGAGGCGACAATCTTCCCTTCTTGATCCGTCAAAGCAGTGATTTTGATATTCTCGGAGCGACGCTTGATTTTGCGGAAGGTAAGCAAATCACTATCCCCGGGCAGGAAGCATGGAAGCGACTGATCGGCGCCCGGATAATTGCGGCGCGTGAGGGCACCATCTCCGAGATGGACACCGCCCCGGCCCTGAGGGATATGCGGGTGCGGGAGTGTTACCTCAAGCGCCACCTTGGTCACAAAGTTATATTACCGCCGGATGATTATGATTCCAGAATACTCGGGCATGTAATCTTTGCTCCGACAGATTGGAGCAACGTGGAAAGCGAAATAGTCGAGCTTCTGGAAAAGGTGAACATTAAGCAGGGACAAGTATCATGCCTGGCGATTCCGACCTTCTGAAAAAAGCCGCGGAGCTACTTGGCAAACGAACACCGCAACTGAATGCGGATGAGTTGCGGCATTTTGTCCAATTGTACCTTGACCGGCGGGAAATATTTATCGAGGCGGCCGACTATTATGGTTCGCCGCTTTATATTATCGACAGCCGTGCCCTGCAGAGCAGAGCCCGGAATTTTACAGCGACCTTTCGCAAACATCTCCCGGAAATATCGGTGTACTATGCCGTCAAGAGCAATAATCACCCCGAAATAATGAAGCGGCTTGCCGATGAAGGACTGGGCCTTGATGTTTCGAGCGGAATCGAGTTGAACATGGCGCTGGAAACGTCCGCATCCGACATCGTCTTCAGCGGCCCGGGAAAAACCGACAAGGAACTGTCGTCAGCGGTGGATAATTCGGAACGAGTGATCGTTCTCATTGATAGCTTCGGCGAATTGGTGCGCCTGGGATTCATGGCGATGCAAAAAAATAAGAATATCAGAGCAGGAGTCAGGTTGACCACCGATGAACGGGGTTTCTGGCGGAAATTCGGAATTCCATTGGGCGACCTGGCCCATTTTTTCGACGAGGCCGATAAATACCCGCACCTCAGTCTGTCCGGCCTGCAGTTTCACACCAGTTGGAACATGAATGCCATCAATCAGGTCAAATTCATAAAGCGTCTCGGAGAAGAACTTCGCACCTGGCCCGAATCACGCCGGCAGCAGATAAAATTTATCGACATCGGCGGCG includes:
- a CDS encoding cellulose biosynthesis protein CelD → MRSMRIISDLDECRSIWKQIMPTDFITDLWEVRDCFQKNFQRPPHFIVSENNGRITGFLPLSRVDETDSFAYFPGETWTGKTWLEQNRVMAGSDRELRDMLEAVPGQYHLRYLQPSGMSRMGTVNVDEIGYLFRPGAYNYEIENYFDEFSHKTAKRIKREIAAFMEKDLHFRYDNLNDFDEMVRLNVDRFGEDSYYYDPRFRESFRDLMNFLNEQGWLRLTSIIIDGETAAVDMGALYRGNYVLLAGGTNAAFPGVAKLINTHHMQRACNERMETVDFLCGNFSWKTMFHLTPRPLYMLSNIPQSVTVPENTVTPMMEKVPMRRSANAG
- a CDS encoding biotin carboxylase produces the protein MPAKRVLVVGTTSDYIEILSRRYPGRILFLTDHKERAGAFEPPPEAGSEVLCDLMHYDKTLTILRDFLIQHNFELSGVACFDDESMALTSFIAKTFSLPYPPASAVANGRSKFLSKQLWEEAGLPSPRMTLIHDLAEAITFLGQISGPIVIKPLTGSGSELTFACHSEDDCRKAFAQIREKLEKHSNIRMYLADGRSSQPDPHTVFVGEEFIEGREFSADFIVDGDKIKIIRIAGKIFSANNSFGTALGYILPMELPPAINKDAFSNQLLEAAHALGVERSFVMIDFIVRDGKAIMLEMAPRPGGDNLPFLIRQSSDFDILGATLDFAEGKQITIPGQEAWKRLIGARIIAAREGTISEMDTAPALRDMRVRECYLKRHLGHKVILPPDDYDSRILGHVIFAPTDWSNVESEIVELLEKVNIKQGQVSCLAIPTF
- a CDS encoding decarboxylase, whose amino-acid sequence is MPGDSDLLKKAAELLGKRTPQLNADELRHFVQLYLDRREIFIEAADYYGSPLYIIDSRALQSRARNFTATFRKHLPEISVYYAVKSNNHPEIMKRLADEGLGLDVSSGIELNMALETSASDIVFSGPGKTDKELSSAVDNSERVIVLIDSFGELVRLGFMAMQKNKNIRAGVRLTTDERGFWRKFGIPLGDLAHFFDEADKYPHLSLSGLQFHTSWNMNAINQVKFIKRLGEELRTWPESRRQQIKFIDIGGGYWPPQGEWLQPAGTEEGRLMQALSSAAPMPERHHQLPAAPIEHFAEEIGRAVRTELFPFVNCRICLEPGRWICNDAMHILIRVVDKKADDIIITDAGTNAIGWERFETDYFPVINLTHPDLTEHQVYILGSLCTPHDVWGYSYFGEKIEPGDYLLIPTQGAYTYSLRQNFIKPLPGTAII
- a CDS encoding S-adenosylmethionine decarboxylase; translated protein: MEKTESIVERAKRESVWGIASSFDIYNCNPDTIRDAEKIRKFVMELCDLIEMKRFGETVVVNFGEDERVAGFSMTQLIETSLISAHFANLSNTTYLDVFSCKPYDPAVVEEFARNYFGGSHVITNVNLRY